The DNA segment CCAACCAAGACAAGCAGCTCCCGTCCCCCTCCTGGCACTTTCCTGCATACAATTGCCACTCAATTACCACCAGCCACTAATCAAGAGCACATTTTCATGCAAAAAGCCTGTGGCTGAGGGTTGTTATTTCGCTCTGTTGCCTTGTGACTTCACTGCCTCACAGCCGGTTCTGTTAATGAAAGGCACTCGGTGGAAATAACACTGGGCTCTGCCCTTTTGCCTTGGTGGCTGAAAGCCGGGAAAAATTGGAGGtcaaaaaaaaaactaaagaaAAGTAGAGGTAGAGAAAAGGTTGGAGGATGGATAGGAAAGTAgagattgaggaaaaaaaaaaaaacaaaaacaaaaaaaaaaaaaaaaaaaaaaaaccaccaaccaccaaaaaaaccccaacaacaacaaaccacaaaaaaattcccaaaaagtTTGGAAGGCTGAAAAGTAGAGGCTAAAAAGGGGAGGGAGGTTGAAACTTGATACCACAAAGGGGTGAGGGACTGACATGAGGGCAGGCAGAGAGGGGCAGAGTTTAGGAATGGTACTCGCCCTTAGCACTGTAAATATTCCCAGACTTACACAGGACATCGCTGGACCACACCCAGCAAGGAAAAGCACACCGATTATCGGGAAAAAGTGACAATTCTGGGAAACAAATGGTATTGCCACGTCTCCACTGGAACCCATACAGGCTTAGAGATCGTTTGTAAAGGATCCCTTTGTGATCCTGCTCTTTCCACTCGAGTTTTTTTGACTGTGCTTTTCTAAGAAGCCCAGGTAAAAGTATGAGGAATGAGCCGTCTTGCTTTAGGAAGAGGTGAATATTCATTAGATTTAGGAGTATTTCCAAGGTGCTTTTTGAAAGTGGGATTTAGTAAAGCATTTTAAAGCGTCCTGACCTAGTGCATGTCCCCAGCCCTTTCATCTGCTCACCAGCACTTGGCACAGGCAACAAACCTCAGAGGGGCAGCACTGGAATTTCTGCCGCTTTGGGCatgctgtttgctttttaataaCTTGAATATTGCAGCTGCAGAACCCCCCTCCATCCAGTCTGTATGTGGGGGACAGGTGACAGCCAGGGGCTGGCCTGGGAGGTCGTGCAGCAATGGGATGAGGTGTCTGCTCTGACATGGGATTACAGAGCAGGACACAAAAACCTCTGGAAAAATTTCCTAATATTCACAAAACCAGACTGTTTTAGTGTATATGAGGCATGTTTGGGTGCATTAAATAGGCTGAGATGACTTTGCTCCCTGGCAGGCTTCTCCCATGTGCACAGAAAGCCATAGGtgtcctgcccagccccactgtgACTGCCCACGTGAGGAATTTATTAGGATATTTCACACAGGAGTCCAGACACTGTGCTTTAAATGAGGATAAAATTTAGACATTACTCACTTCCATTTGACTGCCAGCTCCCCTGGGCATgatgaaagcagcagtgggtcCCAGCTATTCATCTCACTCTGCTGTTGTATCTGGGGCTCCTGCAAGTCCTGTGTAGTGTTGCCAAGACCTTGGAGAGGATGGAAATCCTGACAGGAGAATGTGACTGCTCCACCATGGGGATTAGAGTTCAAAGTGCTCTCAGCCATGGTGCCCAGTTGTTGTCTCCAGCTGACAATGACCAGCGAAGTTCATGGAGACACAAAACCTATCCTGGGACTGCTGCTTGAGGCCTGCTGGTTTTCCAGCCTCTGCCTTTGTCACTTTAACCCCTGACAGCCAGGTAGTGAGGTTTAACCTCAGCTGGCAAAGCAGCACCACACAGCTGAACAgataaagcaaaagctgcacaagCAAGCAAAGCTAAACAAGGAATCCATCCACTGCCTCCCATGGCAGGCAGGTGCTCCAGGAAGGCAGGGCTCCATCAattacttgggaagacaaacccagaatcccccccttcctccttctcccccagctttgtgtgctgggggtgatGCCACAAGGTCTGGGGTATCCCTGGGgtcagctgggctcagctgtcctggctgtgtccccccagctcctccctggtgagggtgaggagcaggacaggccctggctgtgtgcaacccctgctcagggagagctccagcatccctgggttatcagccctgctcccagcacacaACCTAACCCAGCTGCTCTACCCcaaccaaaaccagcacaccAGATCCTCTGCTGGTCTCCTGAGCATGAGAGGGACCAGCCTGGCCCaaattttgttccttttctgtCCACAGTCACTGGTAGAGCCTTGGTGAGAACTTCTTGAGAGCAGACATAGATTAGGGGAGATGAAGGCAGACTGTGGGGATGCAGGGACATCAGATGGCCGGGAGTGCATGCTGTGGCTGaacctgggagctgggaaggtcCTGGAGGAAATCTGCACCAGCCgtgaggctgcagcagagcactcaGGGGAAGGAACGTGAGAAGGGCAGGTACTGCTGGTTTGCTCTGAGAAGGTGCTGAAGGGCAGCAAACACAAACTGCCACCCTCAGGCAGATGGCTCCGGTGGGAGGGGATGCAGAAAAATTGGTTTATCACACAGTATTTTAACTTGCTTTGACTTCCCAGGGCACAGTGGCTTTGAGGTGCAGAGCTGTTGGTGCTAAGTGAGAACCAGGCACTCTGCAGGGAGATAAACTAGATGGGCAGTGAAATGGGAACTAGATTTGGGGGCAAAAAACCACTTTTCATTCTCTGTGCTGTGCTACTgtgatgcattttttaaaaatagctgtgATTCAGAACCATTAACAAGACCGTTTTACCTGGATAATTTCCTTTGAGAGTATTTACAAGTCCCCAACAAGAGCAGGGACTGAACCTAAGAGAGGAGTGCAGCAATGTCCTCCTGCAGGGAATGTACCAgtccagctcctctgctctcAGAGGGACATCTGGCTGCTCGTGGATAACATCCCTGTACAAATAACACCATGCTGATGCTGTGCTTCTTGCCCTCTAGATGGTACTAGGCACCGAGTCTGAAATCGCTCATTAAACTGCCTGCTGTCAATAACATTTTCAGGCTCTGGGGTTGTTAGAAAACCTCTTGGCTTTTCCATGGTTTTGATCCATATCCAGCTTTATAAATAGGTGGGTTTTGTGCCATTCAGTGTCACTGTTAGTTCAGCATGGGGAATGGTGAGATGCAGATTAAAATAACGAGCCTGGAGGCACAGAGAACGTGTGTGAGTCTCCAGTGCTGCCGCCTTTGCTTTAGACAACACTTCAACCCCCGTATAGAGAATGACCCAGTTCCTATAGGGCTTTTTTTGTGCTGGATCCTTATTAGACTTGGCTTTTATAATTCCTGGAGGCTTTGGGGTGTGTAGAGGGAACACACATCAACGCCTTCCTCCCTGATAAACAGAGAGCAGCTATGGTGCCAGGCAAAGACGTGCACATTGGATATCATCTGTAGCTAGGAAATTGTCTGCCTGGCTCTGAATTCTGCCCTGGTCTGGCATTCTGCTTTGCCGGGCTTTCCCTGCAGGCACACCAGAGAGTCCCAGAGGGCAGCAGAGCCATCAGGCCACTGATGGCAGGGCCACACTGTCACCTCTTCccaggcagaggagctgggaaaggcTTGGGTGAAAACACAGACTGGAGCTGGTCAGTGGAAGCTCACCTGGAAGGAATCAGGCAGGGCTTTCTTAAATCCCCCCTTTCTCCCCAGCTTTAGGGCAGGAgggtgtcccagcacagccacagtgcccagtgccagctgcaggggtgactgctgctgccttccccttCTGGGGGAGAATTAAACTAGAACAGCCATCAGCAAAACAGAAGTGACCTTGGCAAGTCAAACAGTTCATTTCAAACCTGTCTGTGATACCTGCATTTCTATAGCAACACAAATAGGAGGTTTTGCTTACAGTGTCTTGGTCATCTAAGAATAGCCACGTTTCCACAAAGTTCTTAAAAAAAGACACAAATGCTAGTTTGGATATTAAGATTAATATATTTAATCTTTCTTGTTTGTAAAACAAGACATAAATTTGTGTATAGATAtaacatatatttttttatttatatataatatatacagacaataaaaaaattttCCTCTGTATTAGACTGAGAGATTTATGGAGGAATGATATAGGCATAACGGGGAGCTTTGAAGAAACTCAGAGTTTCATACTAGGtaattcccagggaaaaggaaaacacgTCTCCCTGTCAGCCTTCAGCACTGTAACAGGCCTTGCCCACCATGGACTGAAGTCCCAGTTGGCTCTTCCACTGGATATTTGCTACATGGTTCTTGAAATCAGgaggctgccccagagcagggtGCTCCGTGCCTTGCTGGCAGCCACGGGCCAGGGGAGGTTATTGCACTCCGAGGATGCGCACGTTAAAAGCACATTTGTGCATTTCCATAGCTCCTATGGAAGAACGAGACATTTCCAATGTGCATATTTATCAGAAATAATAGAGATGGGAAGCGACGGATCCCTGAtcatccccaggggctggggcgagctgcctgggctgtgccctgctgcccagccagagggggtgacagggacaggcaccGGGATCCCGGCGGGACGAGAATGCAGAGGGTGGCAGCGTGAGGGCAATGCCATGTGTGACCTTGCATTTCTCTCCTTGCTCTGTGTCGGAGGGTGGGTGGCTGCAGGGAAACACCAGTTAAGGCTGTCTCATTGATTGTGTCTGTTACTAgactgggaggaggaggggaaccTTGGATAGGGAGGAACACAACTAGGAATCATTTTACCATTCACCTAGGAGTGAAGACAAAAAGCCCAAAGcaatcaaaaaaccccaactccaAGTAAATAACTACCTCAGAGAATTAAATAATGCTTCTCATGGCAGTCAGCCTGgtgaagacagaaaaagaacCCAATACCCTGGCAAGGAGGACAGCCCTGCCTGACTCACGGTCAGAGCTGATCCAGGGCTCCTCTCTGATGGTCACAGTGAAAAGAAATAGGAGAGGGTTTGGGCTGAGCCTTGGGGGCATGAACCTAACCTCTGGAGAATGGTGTGACAGTGGTCTCCCCccatggagctgctggcccACCTTCTGGCTTGCAGTGGTCACAGATCAATCAGTCTGGGTTCCTTGCAGGGTCTCTAGCATGGATTCAGCCATCCAGAAGAGGAATGCAGAATTGTTATGGTTGGAAAAGACATCTAAGATTATTGAGTGCAACcactcccccagcactgccaagggcaTCACTAAACCATCTCCCCAAATGGCACAACTAAAGGtcttttaaacacctccagggatggtgactccaccacttccctagGCAGCTTCTTCCAAAGCCTGACCACCATCAGTGAAAAAATTTTTCTTACATCCAAtctaaacttcccctggcacaacATGAAGCCTCTTATTCTGTCTCTTGCTACCTGGGGGAACAGACCGATCCCCAcctggctgctccctcctgccagggagtggtgcagagccagaaggtcccccctgagccttcttttctccatgctgagccccttcccagctccctcagctgctcctcatgagacttgtgttccagacccttccccagctctgttcccttctctggacacgctgcagcccctcagggtcTGTCTTGTCCTGAGGGGCCCAGATCTGGGCACAGGATTTGAGgagtggctcagcagggccCATCAGGGGACAGTcactgtcctggtcctgctggccacccCATGGCTGGGACAGGCCAGGTGCCAGTGGcctcttgcccacctgggcacacctggctcctgctgagctgctgctgagcagcacccccagggccttTCCCTCCAGGCactttccagcccctctgcccagctggagctgcagggggtTGCTGTGACCCAGGACAGGACCTGGCTGACCCTCACACAACTGGCCTCAGCCCGTGGACCCAGCCTggccagatccctctgcagagccctcctgccctgtaGCACAACGCTCCCACCAAACTGGTGTCACCTGCACACTGACTGAGGGTGTCCTCAAAAGATACTAAACAGGACAGGCCccagcactgagccctggggaacaccactGGTGGTGGCCCCAGCTGGATTTAACTCCATTCCCCACCACTCAATGGGTCCATgcatccatccatgcatccacccatccatgcatccatccatccatccatccagccatccatccatccatccatccatccatccatccatccatccatcatccatccatcatccatccatccatccatccatccatccatccatccatccatccatccatccagcttctccaggagaatgCTGAAGAACACAGTGAAGAACACAGTGTTAGATTTTTTACTAAATCTAGgcagacaacatccacagcctttccttcaCCCACAGAGAGTCACCCTGTCATAGAAGGAGTCCAGGCTGGCCAGGCAGCACCTGCCtttcccctgtgctggctgggcctGATCCCCAGGTCCTGTGTGTGCCATGGGATGGCACTCAAGATCATCTGCTCCGTGACCTTCTGGGCACCGAGGTCGCTCTGACAGTCCTGTAGCTCTGGATTGTCCCCACCTGCAGGCATGAAGCCCTTGCCTTTGAggcagtgcctgtgctcagGACCAGAGCACTGGGGCCTaggctgggagagcagagcccaggaggGTGCCCTAGCTCTGTGCCAGCATTCTGGCAACCTGCCCCTGCTGGGCCTGCTTCCCAAGCCctagcacagcagcaggggcttGCACCCCAGAGATCCCTTCTGCTGCTAATTATGTTGTGTTTGTGGGCCAGGAAGATCCTGGAGGCAGAAGAGTTGTTTACGTGGCAAGACACTGGTTTGGTTCCAGACTGCCCAAATGAAGCCAGGAGatctcagctctgctcctgatAGCTCACTGGCCCACCACAAACTGTGACAAAGGTCTGCAAGGTTCTGGTCTCTGCAAGGTCCAGAACCCCATGGAACCAAACTGGTGTGGAGATGGGGTGCCTGTAGCTCCCAAGTACTGTCACCAACAAGCCAGTGTGGGACAACAAGCAGAGAAGCTGCTTGAGCCCCTGGACCCGCTGATGGCACAGATTGTGACAGGGCACGAATTCACCCTTCAAACCCATCACCAACACCACCATGCATTCTGCAGAGATCAAAGAGTGTCTTGGCTACTGCAAACCCCGGTCAACGTGGGCCTGCAGGCATCGCATCCTCACCAGACCTGTGAGATTTGAGAGCATGGCCTGGCACACACTGCCTTGTTGGTCTTCACAGCTGGCTTTACTTATTGATCAGCGTCTTCAGGGAGCGTGTGAGGGTGCTCATGACCGTGGCGACCGTGGCTGACTGGCGGGCGAGCTGCTCCACAGTCTGCTGGTGGCTCAGCGTTCTGGCCGTGGACTCCTCGGCAGCCTTCAGGAGGAAGGTGTAGTTTCTCACCACCTCCTCCACCTTCATCAGCAGCTCTTGGCGCTGGGACTCCGAGCGCACGACGTACACCAGCCTCACAAAGGTCTCGATGAGGCTGCTTAGCACCTGGAAGCTGCTCGTGATGGCGGAGAGCATGTGGGTGGGACTCTTGTCGACGGCGGCCACGCGGCGGCAGGACGCCCGGAACTCCTTGAACTTGAGGGCCAGCTCCTGCTTGTACTCAGCCAGCTGGGAGATGTAGGGTTTGCAGTCCCGGACCTCAGGGCTCAGCACACACTGCCTCAGGATGGTCAGGAGCTCGTTGGTGTCCAGCTGCACCTGCAGAAACCCGTTGGGGAAGCTGTAGGCATGGCCTCGAAGGGTGTTGATCTTTGCCAAGCTCCCCTCAAAACTGGAGGTCCTTAAATCTATCTCCTGGGTCTGGCTCTCATTgggactgctgcaggctgttgCGTCAAGGACCTGAAGAGTCCTGCTCATGACTGGGACCATCTGATTGTCCAGCTTCATTCCCGGGAGTATCTGCATGGGGATGGAATAGGACAGCTCATCCTTCTCGCTCCCATCATCTGCAACATCGCATTTTCTGTAGTAGAAGCAGTACCGGATGGAGCAGCACTTCTCATCCTCCACGTCTTCATCCCGCAGCTCAGCTGGACTTGGGTACATCTCCTCCTGGACAGAGAACACTGCCGAACCCTTCTGGTTCTTTTTGTCCTGTGCTATCTGGACGTAGGAGGGGTCAGCCACTCCAGAGGCCTCCTGGATTTTGCTCTTCAGAACAGGACAGAGGATGCTGGGCTCAGGCTCTTTCTGGGGGCCTTTCTGCTTGGTTGTGTAGATGTTCTGGTAGACGTCAGAGGACAAGGATGTCCTTTCATTCTTATCTATTTCACTGACACTGTAGCGACGCAAGAGCTTCCTGTACTGGGGTGCACCCATGCACTCCCCGCGGGAGGTGCAGGTTGTCAAACAGGACATGCCGTTCTCTGGATCTGACCGGTTCTCTCGGGACTCTAAACTTGTGGATCGTATCCGTTTGCCTTTGGAAGGGCTGCTCATGCTGGTCAGCCTAATGGCTTCTACCTGCTTCTGGTCATCTGCGACTTTatccctgcctctcctctccACCTCTGGTACCACCAGCTGGTTGGGGGGTGGCCTCATTCCCCTGCAGATCCGCTTGCAGTCACAGCTACGCCTTTGCTCCCTGGACATCCCTGGGACTTTCTGCACGGGACTGCTcctcagctggcagctgcagcgccCAGGGGCAGGCGGGTGCAGGTACTCCTGTGGCGGGAGGTCACCTTTGCTCTTTGGCTTGAGCAGCTCTTCAAGGAATTCCAGCTCATACTGCTTCACCTTCTGCAGCTGGGCCTGCCGCTCGTCCGTCTCCTTCTTCAGCCGCGTGGGAAATGTGGCAGAGAACAGGTTCCTAAGCCTGAAGGGAGCTTTGGGGGCTTTGGGTTTAGCTGGGACATCAGCATCTTGTTGGGTTACCTCCAGGACTTTCTCTACTTTTTTGGAAGGCACAGTGCTAATCTGCAGGCTCTCGGATCTGGGCACCAGCTGGATTGGCCCTTTGGCTTCCTCACTGGTGCTCCTGAAAGTGCTACCAGGTGATGGAGAGTGCACATTGCTGCTCTCAGCTTTTAAGACTTTGGCCGAGCTTTCCTGTTGTATTTTCTGTCCTTGGTTTGAAGGAGCTGAGTGTTTCTGCAAGACGAGGCTTGTGGCTTCCCCACCTGCCTTCTGACCTGTCTCTCCGCTTGCAGCTTTTCCTGGAGCATCTCTACTCACTTTTTGCTGGTAGCTTTTAGAGGCAAAAGTCTTACTGGACATCATTTCCTCACCTGCTGAGGCAAGGTGGAAAGCTTCAGCCTGACTGCCAGGAGCTTCCTTAGGATTTGGAGAAACTTCACAGTGCTGCTGCGGAGagacttgctgctgctgctgctgctgacagttGCATAATGTCTCTGCAGTTTGTGGACCTCCTTTAAGTGTCAGAGGCTTGCTGCTGGCTGATGCACAGCTGCTGGTACCATTCATGTTCTGTTCTTCTTTTAAGGCTGATACCACTTGGGGAGCTGAGGCTTTTGCATTTGCCActtgctgcagagcagctgaagcCATGGCTGGAGTTACACTGCTTTTCTGATCCAGGAGCAGCTTGGAGCCCGGCTGCACCTCTTTGGGCATCTTCTCTTGTAGATCCTGTGCCTGCTCCCTGCTTGGGGCTGCTGTGGCATGCAGAGATACCTCAAAGGCAGCTTTTGTGTGACCTGCAGCTTTGCCCTCAGAGCTTGGCACTGAAGGCCCCTTGCTCTGCTCACTGAGCTGGGGGGTCAGGCCTGGCTGGGCAGCCGaggtgcagctctgctccccgtgctgctgctcctgcttgcTCTTGCAGTTGGTAAGGCTGGGACTTTGGGTGGAGAAGGCTGGCTtcagtgaggggctggggtcctGGCGGCTCAGGGCGTAGGGGGAGGTGAGAAcagcctgggcagcacagctctggattCGGAAAGGCAAGTCCTTCCTGGCCAGGAGGTTGTCTTTGTTGATGTGTTGGGTGAGGAAGTAGGCTGCGTTCTGATGCTGCTTCATAGCAGAGACCATCTCCGAGACATCGGTCAGCTCCGAGGAGTTCGTTTCGTGGCCAGAGTCCAAGGATGACTCAGGAGTGATGGCAGCCAGGACAATCAGACCTGAGGAGGGACACAgagaaaaccccacaacaacCCTCACACCACAGTGCTGTGTGGAGGAGAGGGGAACTCCTTGCAGCAGGAGGGTCCCGGGAATGCAGGGCACATTAGAGAAACTTCTGCGACTTCTCACAACTAAGAGTTAAGGCTTGTAAGGGAAATCACTTGTCAGCATGGAGCTGGCTTGATAGCTCAATTCAGCAAGAGCTTCTGGCCCAGGAAAAGATCCTGTGAAGCTTTCCATTGTTGGTGGTAGCAGAGCTATAGGGATTTGTCTGGCACAAGAACGAAAATTGGGCAACAGGTACTCTGCCATAGTGAGTAGGGCAACCAAGGTGGGAAGAGGGACAAAGaactgtgctgccagcaggctggTCCCTGAGTCACCCATCTGGCAGCAGGTTTGCCTTGTGAAGGCCTCACACACTGCAAAACCTGGCTGGGAACCTGCAAAGACCGATGGCCAAAGGTGCCAGCTGAGTGGGGTCACGGTGGGAGGAACTCATGCTCACAGTACTGGCTGGTTAGAGATGTGCCCCAGCATCGTGGCATGTGGCAGATTTGGGATAAAGAGAGAGACTCCTTCAGCCTCtgtcagggagaggagtcccACCTCAGCTTCTTAGGAATCTTCTGAGCAGCAACTTGGCTGCTCCTGCTACAGCCTGCTGCCACAACTTAGCTTTTACTAGAAGCTGCTTCACAGTCACTTACAGGATGGGAGGAGACTAAAGGGAAGGATGTGCAGTAGGAAAGAAAGGctacagggaaaaaagggagtCACAGCCACTAAAATACCtgctgtctgctgtggtgggggATGTGGACAATCCTCTGAAGCAGCCAGGGCTTCCAGCGCCTGCAGGGTGGACACCAGGGCATCATCCAGCTCCTGGGCGTGGTCTCGCACGGTCCGTGGCTGCACGCTGTCGATCAGGGTGACCGGGATCTCGTCGTAGAGGATGCCACAGAGGTGCCGgccctgctcctggccctgggcagctgcCCGGCGCTTGGGGTCGTCCTCGTCGGAGCTGTTGTCTCGGAAGCCGGGAGGGGGAGCGGCGATGGCGGGGAGCAGGGATGTTGTCTCGTCTTCTTCCTCGTCATTCCCGGGAGGGGGAAGCGACATCAGGTCCACCGTGGTGTCGCGGGTGCTGCCAGGCTTGCCCCCCGTGCCCGAGGCCAGCCGGCTCTTGATCTTGGCTTGGCAGGACTCGCAGTACAGGCGCGGGTGCGTGTCGATGGtgtgtgccctggccctgctgccctgcctgtcctgctcAGGGCCATCCGCCTCGTACTCCTTCGCTGCCCCGTTGTAGCCTTGGCCAGAGCTTTTGGAGGTGGGGTCAGATTTGGTCCTGGGACGAgtttcctcaaagaagatcAGGTTTTCATTGATGTCCGTCCCgctctctctctccttcctctgctcTCGCATGTGCAGGTAGCAGAAGCGGATGAGCTCCGAGTCCGAAGCCCTGGTGGCAGGAGCCCCGGCTGCTCCGGTGACAGTGGCAGAGCCACCCACCAGCCCATTCTCCTTCTTTCCCATGTGCCCTGCCGCGGCAGGCCGGTGGAAGTTGTGTGCGTTGATGTAATctaaaccaaaaccacaacagGCACGTTAGTGCGGTGTTACATTTCAGTTAAATGCTgtgctctgtctcacccctccaaaatgtACAGTTTATCCCAAGATGTGATCCTCCCCTGAAGgatctgtaatcccattggtCCAAGTCTTACTCTGTGCCCACC comes from the Passer domesticus isolate bPasDom1 chromosome 7, bPasDom1.hap1, whole genome shotgun sequence genome and includes:
- the FRMPD3 gene encoding FERM and PDZ domain-containing protein 3 isoform X1, whose translation is MPEERGGDDMECGQLPAATLRQVTVQRHPLYGFGFVAGSERPVVVRSVAAGGPSEDKLLPGDQILAINDEDVSEAPRERFIELVRKAKDFIILTVLHTHQSPKSAFISAAKKAKLRSNPAKVRFSEQVTVGETDPDMLKKEALLLIPNVLKVFLENGQIKSFTFDGGTTVKDVMVTLQDRLSLRHIEHFALVLEYSSPEHSHRFLLLQDKQPLAHVVQRTHYHGMRCLFRVSFFPKDPVELLRRDPAAFEYLYIQSRNDVIRERFGTDPKPEMLLGLAALHIYITVSATRPSQKVSLKNVEKEWGLEPFLPPSLLQLIKEKSLRKSLSQQLKAHQHQPGGTKVSTAQAKLQYLRILNELPTFAGVLFNTVGLQDEKQPATTLLVGPRHGISHVIDLKTNLTTVLSEFSKVSKIQLFRENQGVARVETSILDAKPLVLLMEWPEATNFACLIAGYCRLLVDSKKMILSRAPSQPPPPQIIKADYINAHNFHRPAAAGHMGKKENGLVGGSATVTGAAGAPATRASDSELIRFCYLHMREQRKERESGTDINENLIFFEETRPRTKSDPTSKSSGQGYNGAAKEYEADGPEQDRQGSRARAHTIDTHPRLYCESCQAKIKSRLASGTGGKPGSTRDTTVDLMSLPPPGNDEEEDETTSLLPAIAAPPPGFRDNSSDEDDPKRRAAAQGQEQGRHLCGILYDEIPVTLIDSVQPRTVRDHAQELDDALVSTLQALEALAASEDCPHPPPQQTAGLIVLAAITPESSLDSGHETNSSELTDVSEMVSAMKQHQNAAYFLTQHINKDNLLARKDLPFRIQSCAAQAVLTSPYALSRQDPSPSLKPAFSTQSPSLTNCKSKQEQQHGEQSCTSAAQPGLTPQLSEQSKGPSVPSSEGKAAGHTKAAFEVSLHATAAPSREQAQDLQEKMPKEVQPGSKLLLDQKSSVTPAMASAALQQVANAKASAPQVVSALKEEQNMNGTSSCASASSKPLTLKGGPQTAETLCNCQQQQQQQVSPQQHCEVSPNPKEAPGSQAEAFHLASAGEEMMSSKTFASKSYQQKVSRDAPGKAASGETGQKAGGEATSLVLQKHSAPSNQGQKIQQESSAKVLKAESSNVHSPSPGSTFRSTSEEAKGPIQLVPRSESLQISTVPSKKVEKVLEVTQQDADVPAKPKAPKAPFRLRNLFSATFPTRLKKETDERQAQLQKVKQYELEFLEELLKPKSKGDLPPQEYLHPPAPGRCSCQLRSSPVQKVPGMSREQRRSCDCKRICRGMRPPPNQLVVPEVERRGRDKVADDQKQVEAIRLTSMSSPSKGKRIRSTSLESRENRSDPENGMSCLTTCTSRGECMGAPQYRKLLRRYSVSEIDKNERTSLSSDVYQNIYTTKQKGPQKEPEPSILCPVLKSKIQEASGVADPSYVQIAQDKKNQKGSAVFSVQEEMYPSPAELRDEDVEDEKCCSIRYCFYYRKCDVADDGSEKDELSYSIPMQILPGMKLDNQMVPVMSRTLQVLDATACSSPNESQTQEIDLRTSSFEGSLAKINTLRGHAYSFPNGFLQVQLDTNELLTILRQCVLSPEVRDCKPYISQLAEYKQELALKFKEFRASCRRVAAVDKSPTHMLSAITSSFQVLSSLIETFVRLVYVVRSESQRQELLMKVEEVVRNYTFLLKAAEESTARTLSHQQTVEQLARQSATVATVMSTLTRSLKTLINK
- the FRMPD3 gene encoding FERM and PDZ domain-containing protein 3 isoform X4, encoding MLKKEALLLIPNVLKVFLENGQIKSFTFDGGTTVKDVMVTLQDRLSLRHIEHFALVLEYSSPEHSHRFLLLQDKQPLAHVVQRTHYHGMRCLFRVSFFPKDPVELLRRDPAAFEYLYIQSRNDVIRERFGTDPKPEMLLGLAALHIYITVSATRPSQKVSLKNVEKEWGLEPFLPPSLLQLIKEKSLRKSLSQQLKAHQHQPGGTKVSTAQAKLQYLRILNELPTFAGVLFNTVGLQDEKQPATTLLVGPRHGISHVIDLKTNLTTVLSEFSKVSKIQLFRENQGVARVETSILDAKPLVLLMEWPEATNFACLIAGYCRLLVDSKKMILSRAPSQPPPPQIIKADYINAHNFHRPAAAGHMGKKENGLVGGSATVTGAAGAPATRASDSELIRFCYLHMREQRKERESGTDINENLIFFEETRPRTKSDPTSKSSGQGYNGAAKEYEADGPEQDRQGSRARAHTIDTHPRLYCESCQAKIKSRLASGTGGKPGSTRDTTVDLMSLPPPGNDEEEDETTSLLPAIAAPPPGFRDNSSDEDDPKRRAAAQGQEQGRHLCGILYDEIPVTLIDSVQPRTVRDHAQELDDALVSTLQALEALAASEDCPHPPPQQTAGLIVLAAITPESSLDSGHETNSSELTDVSEMVSAMKQHQNAAYFLTQHINKDNLLARKDLPFRIQSCAAQAVLTSPYALSRQDPSPSLKPAFSTQSPSLTNCKSKQEQQHGEQSCTSAAQPGLTPQLSEQSKGPSVPSSEGKAAGHTKAAFEVSLHATAAPSREQAQDLQEKMPKEVQPGSKLLLDQKSSVTPAMASAALQQVANAKASAPQVVSALKEEQNMNGTSSCASASSKPLTLKGGPQTAETLCNCQQQQQQQVSPQQHCEVSPNPKEAPGSQAEAFHLASAGEEMMSSKTFASKSYQQKVSRDAPGKAASGETGQKAGGEATSLVLQKHSAPSNQGQKIQQESSAKVLKAESSNVHSPSPGSTFRSTSEEAKGPIQLVPRSESLQISTVPSKKVEKVLEVTQQDADVPAKPKAPKAPFRLRNLFSATFPTRLKKETDERQAQLQKVKQYELEFLEELLKPKSKGDLPPQEYLHPPAPGRCSCQLRSSPVQKVPGMSREQRRSCDCKRICRGMRPPPNQLVVPEVERRGRDKVADDQKQVEAIRLTSMSSPSKGKRIRSTSLESRENRSDPENGMSCLTTCTSRGECMGAPQYRKLLRRYSVSEIDKNERTSLSSDVYQNIYTTKQKGPQKEPEPSILCPVLKSKIQEASGVADPSYVQIAQDKKNQKGSAVFSVQEEMYPSPAELRDEDVEDEKCCSIRYCFYYRKCDVADDGSEKDELSYSIPMQILPGMKLDNQMVPVMSRTLQVLDATACSSPNESQTQEIDLRTSSFEGSLAKINTLRGHAYSFPNGFLQVQLDTNELLTILRQCVLSPEVRDCKPYISQLAEYKQELALKFKEFRASCRRVAAVDKSPTHMLSAITSSFQVLSSLIETFVRLVYVVRSESQRQELLMKVEEVVRNYTFLLKAAEESTARTLSHQQTVEQLARQSATVATVMSTLTRSLKTLINK